Proteins found in one Oncorhynchus tshawytscha isolate Ot180627B linkage group LG25, Otsh_v2.0, whole genome shotgun sequence genomic segment:
- the LOC112224767 gene encoding inactive ubiquitin carboxyl-terminal hydrolase 54 yields MSWKRNYFASGGGSGSPGGGLQGLITTPRTMASFAPSKGLSNEPGQNSCFLNSALQVLWHLDIFRRSFRQLTTHKCMEDSCIFCALKSIFAQFQFSSERVLPSDVLRSALAKTFQDEQRFQLGIMDDAAECFENLLMRIHFHISAETREDICTAKHCIPHQKFAMTLFEQCVCNSCGASSDPLPFIQMVHYISTTSLCNQAVRMLECREKPTPDMFGELLRNASNMGDLRNCPSNCGEVLRIRRVLMNSPEIVSIGLVWDSDHSDLAEDVIHSLGTCLRLGDLSLSLSPSPTRQAELYLVGMVCYYGKHYSTFFFQTKIRKWMYFDDAHVKEIGPKWKDVVARCIKGHYQPLLLLYADPRGTPVVSQDCPSFSNPQLDLLHCSKAGYDSEDSGREPSISSDTRTDSSDSSSHRASRNRPLHQSTGSHLSNESQTTVVGKHDNGTPLHSADATDSVTEAPPRPPSPTLQRGDYKETAVFLLSSRRPMSSCSSSHPFSSSSSSSHPPSSTCSYPVSSSSSSRPMSSSSSSGIGGSVLGSEAGAVGPPWEDESTSSESKSSSSGGRCYRPAWRPRREALNIDSIFTRQRGSPLGYSTLPGPRLPPKLHQHCPTNTPDLQGAGEVAWGVAGLGGHTGGVAGVAGMPGLLGNGTGFPPPPPPPLRGVELQPCLIQRMESGYESSERNSSSPDREVGQKRVLMSGPSWRSVPKSKSTSAILQELPAPSWGSNSNLGAGRSELDELQEEVVRRARQQEQQRRKEAEREAAVGFNPRPSKYMDLDQLQHQAVLSPLHEANAHSGLAVAACMRSPWEPITQDQDMEQETRSARPQGHRSEQPGPLQVLLTPNQEGEEVRPVYQDAALGPGQPLLSYRPYPNLTPLHSSLQPPPTDNTAAQVEEGRDSLFSRGEGRERVRREEDVGMSEVGGQGLRKVEEEERLRRGEERQGVRLEELLQVGGVCVRPLGRHLAISLPSLPLRLWDISDTHTTPSHTHSPSDPQHTRPPHSNTDSPHMYTDPEPPHKQSDPPPTPLIPQSAPPLPAHRLF; encoded by the exons agtATCTTTGCCCAGTTCCAGTTCAGCAGTGAGCGTGTGTTACCGTCGGACGTGTTGCGGAGTGCGCTGGCCAAGACCTTCCAGGACGAACAGCGTTTCCAGCTGGGGATCATGGACGACGCAGCAGAATGCTTC GAGAACCTACTGATGCGTATCCATTTCCACATCAGCGCCGAGACCAGAGAGGACATCTGTACAGCTAAacactgtataccacaccagaagTTTGCCATGACGCTGTTCGAACAG tgtgtgtgtaatagttgtGGAGCCTCGTCGGACCCCCTCCCCTTCATTCAGATGGTTCACTACATCTCGACCACGTCCCTCTG TAACCAGGCGGTGAGGATGTTAGAGTGCAGAGAGAAGCCCACCCCCGACATGTTTGGAGAGCTGCTCCGTAACGCCAGCAACATGGGAGACCTACGCAACTGCCCa AGTAACTGTGGGGAGGTGTTGCGTATCCGTCGTGTGTTGATGAACTCTCCAGAGATAGTGTCCATCGGCCTGGTCTGGGACTCAGACCACTCTGACCTGGCTGAGGACGTCATTCACAGCCTGGGCACCTGTCTACGCCTGGGGGA tctctctctctctctctccccctctcccactcgtCAGGCTGAGCTGTACCTGGTTGGTATGGTGTGTTACTATGGTAAACACTACTCCACATTCTTCTTCCAGACTAAGATACGCAAGTGGATGTACTTCGACGACGCTCATGTCAAAGAG ATCGGTCCTAAGTGGAAGGACGTGGTGGCGCGGTGTATAAAGGGTCACTACCAGCCTCTATTGCTGCTCTATGCTGACCCCCGGGGGACGCCGGTGGTATCGCAGGACTGCCCCTCCTTCTCTAACCCCCAGCTGGACCTGCTGCACTGCAGCAAGGCTGGCTATGACAGCGAGGACTCTG ggcggGAGCCCTCCATATCCAGTGATACCCGTACAGATTCCTCTGACAGCTCCAGCCACCGAGCATCTCGAAATCGCCCTCTCCACCAGTCAACAGGCAGCCACCTGTCCAACGAATCGCAGACCACAGTGGTCGGTAAACATGACAACGGCACGCCCCTACACAGCGCAGACGCAACAG aCTCAGTAACAGAggcccccccccgccccccctcccctaccctgCAACGGGGGGACTATAAAGAGACAGCcgtgttcctcctctcctctcgtcgtCCCATGTCGTCATGCTCTTCCTCccaccctttctcctcctcctcctcctcctcccaccccccctcctctacctgttcctatcctgtctcctcctcctcttcctcccgtcccatgtcctcttcctcttcctcggGTATAGGGGGATCTGTGCTGGGTTCTGAGGCAGGGGCCGTGGGGCCTCCCTGGGAGGATGAGAGCACTAGCAGCGAGTCCAAGTCTAG TTCTTCTGGTGGTCGATGTTACCGGCCAGCCTGGAGGCCACGGAGGGAGGCCCTGAACATCGACAGCATCTTCACCCGCCAGAGAGGCTCTCCGCTGGGCTACAGCACCCTGCCCGGGCCCCGTCTACCTCCAAAGCTCCATCAACACTGTCCAACTAACACGCCTGATCTGCAGGGGGCAGGAGAGGTGGCCTGGGGTGTAGCGGGCTTGGGGGGGCACACTGGCGGGGTGGCCGGTGTGGCAGGGATGCCTGGGTTGCTAGGCAATGGTACGggcttcccccctcctcctcctcccccgttGAGAGGGGTGGAGCTTCAGCCCTGTCTGATACAGAGGATGGAGAGTGGTTACGAGAGCAGCGAGAGGAACAGCAGCAGCcctgacag gGAGGTAGGTCAGAAGCGTGTGTTGATGTCTGGTCCGTCGTGGCGCTCGGTGCCCAAGTCCAAGAGCACCAGTGCCATCCTGCAGGAGCTGCCAGCACCTAGCTGGGGCAGCAACAGcaacctgg gcgctGGCCGTAGCGAGCTGGATGAGCTTCAGGAGGAGGTGGTGAGGAGAGcgaggcagcaggagcagcagaggAGGAAAGAGGCGGAGAGAGAAGCTGCCGTGGGATTCAACCCCAGACCCTCCAAATACATGGACTTAGACCAGCTGCAACACCAGG CTGTGCTCAGCCCCTTGCATGAGGCTAATGCTCATAGTGGATTGGCTGTAGCTGCGTGCATGAGGAGCCCTTGGGAACCAATCACACAGGATCAGGATATGGAGCAGGAGACAAGAAGCGCCCGTCCACAGGGGCATCGCAG TGAACAGCCTGGCCCGCTCCAAGTACTGCTGACGCCCAATCAGGAGGGGGAAGAGGTCCGGCCAGTCTACCAGGATGCAGCCCTGGGCCCTGGCCAGCCCCTTCTCTCCTACAGACCCTACCCCAACCTCACCCCTCTCCACTCatccctccaaccccctcccaCCGACAACACCGCAGCACAggttgaggaggggagagacagcctttttagcaggggagaggggagagaacgggtcaggagggaggaggatgtgggGATGAGTGAGGTCGGGGGACAGGGACTGAGGAAAGTTGAGGAGGAGGAGCggttgaggaggggtgaggaaagGCAGGGGGTGAGGCTGGAGGAGTTGTTACAGGTCGGGGGGGTGTGTGTGAGACCTCTAGGCAGACACCTggccatctctcttccctctttacctctcagACTCTGGGAtatatcagacacacacactaccccctcacacacacattcaccctcTGACCCCCAACACACACGACCCCCACATTCAAACACGGACTCCCCACACATGTATACAGACCCTGAGCCCCCACACAAACAGTCTGACCCTCCGCCCACCCCCCTCATCCCGCAGTCAGCCCCACCCCTCCCCGCCCACCGCCTCTTCTGA